Proteins from a single region of Dyadobacter fanqingshengii:
- a CDS encoding ferredoxin--NADP reductase yields the protein MSKYYFLKVKEIEKETEEASTLHFWHPLNEVVAYRPGQFLTLLLPVDDKKIRRSYSMSSSPYTDVSLAITIKRVPGGYASNLLLDSVKVGDTLEVMEPMGAFFPKQSDDQTRQVVFIGAGSGVTPLFSILKSILMVEPESEVFLIYGSRSEESIIFKKKIDALEAKYGARFKVVHTLSQPSESWEGEKGRLNKSHLLKIVEKLPTLNKSEAEFFLCGPEDMMEEAHRALAILAVPENKIRKESFMTATAAQPGEVTLEEEDDTLKTREITLFYEGAEYKLPVKPHETILEAALNMDIDLPYSCQAGMCTACLGRCTSGKVHLDEEDALSEAELNEGFILTCVSHPMSDDVIIEVE from the coding sequence ATGAGTAAGTATTATTTTTTAAAGGTTAAGGAGATAGAGAAAGAGACTGAGGAGGCTTCGACGCTGCATTTTTGGCATCCGCTGAATGAAGTGGTGGCGTATCGGCCCGGACAATTCCTGACTTTGCTTTTGCCGGTTGATGACAAAAAAATAAGGCGTTCCTATTCCATGTCGAGCTCGCCTTACACGGATGTTTCTTTGGCCATTACCATAAAGAGAGTCCCCGGCGGCTATGCCTCCAACTTGCTGCTTGATTCGGTCAAAGTGGGTGATACATTGGAAGTTATGGAGCCCATGGGCGCGTTTTTTCCAAAACAAAGTGATGATCAGACGCGGCAAGTTGTTTTTATAGGGGCAGGAAGCGGTGTAACACCATTGTTTTCAATTTTGAAATCCATTTTAATGGTGGAGCCGGAAAGTGAAGTTTTTCTTATTTATGGCAGCAGGAGCGAAGAAAGCATTATTTTTAAAAAGAAAATAGACGCTTTGGAAGCGAAATATGGAGCGCGTTTCAAAGTGGTGCATACATTAAGTCAACCTTCCGAATCCTGGGAAGGGGAAAAAGGGCGATTGAATAAAAGCCATCTGCTCAAAATCGTTGAGAAGTTACCGACATTGAATAAATCCGAAGCGGAATTCTTTCTTTGCGGGCCGGAAGATATGATGGAGGAGGCGCATAGGGCATTAGCCATTTTGGCGGTTCCCGAAAACAAGATCCGTAAAGAAAGCTTTATGACGGCAACTGCCGCACAACCTGGCGAAGTGACTTTGGAAGAGGAAGATGATACATTAAAGACGCGCGAAATTACATTGTTTTACGAAGGAGCGGAATATAAGCTGCCGGTAAAACCGCACGAAACAATTCTCGAAGCCGCGTTAAATATGGATATTGATTTACCATATTCTTGTCAGGCGGGAATGTGCACGGCCTGTTTGGGCAGGTGCACTTCCGGAAAAGTACATTTGGATGAAGAAGACGCACTTTCGGAGGCTGAATTGAACGAAGGGTTTATTCTAACCTGCGTGAGTCATCCGATGAGCGATGATGTGATTATTGAAGTGGAGTAA
- a CDS encoding M56 family metallopeptidase encodes MKLIQNLLSDAAVTSFGWTLIHSFWQATFIAILAVATFYLLRRKSANLKYIAGVGFLSAQVCVSALTFIYYHFKATSTAFVSASITGTPREMLHLASSTASRAVNLKLPLSFKVQMWLSAHINELVICWLIGAAFLLLRFAGGWIFTERLRMKANIVMDKEWRARFGVMTAKMNITQSVEFRETAKIVTPMVIGALSPVVLIPIGLLSGFSTAQVEAILAHELAHIRRNDYLINMLQSFVEVVFFFHPAIWWLSDRIRAEREHCCDDIALSVCGDKMSLAHALVKVAEWQHTPGFAMAFASKKPLLLQRVQRVLGLNPKPARTLGNLPVMLFALSLVIGVSVYAVAQKSEKDKAKKSVQHATKKRQSPHKYPTRDHSIAELDEIEPVIELADIEIPEVNVPEFDIPEFDIPDIDLSGIEPGPFLDDSTQKKMNEIHRKLQALQAEMEPYNQRIEEINLEMEKYRFDVERVQRNMEKLDWKKEGALELREDLMEKRSSLLERSRSNDAKTNEAELEKQLADFEQQIKAQEQVISELNAQIASTRKETLNAEEPIRNLEKEVDGIREKMETISEKMGLESRGLAKYEARSMQKPRVARVPRAARATSIRNGQAPPPPPAPAKPAKAPLAPKPPISNK; translated from the coding sequence ATGAAACTGATCCAAAACCTTCTTTCTGACGCTGCCGTCACTTCTTTCGGATGGACATTGATCCACTCGTTCTGGCAGGCCACATTTATTGCGATTCTTGCTGTCGCAACTTTTTATTTGCTTCGCCGCAAATCTGCCAACCTGAAATACATCGCTGGCGTAGGATTTCTGTCGGCTCAGGTTTGTGTATCCGCACTCACATTTATTTATTATCATTTTAAAGCAACCTCAACGGCATTCGTTAGCGCAAGTATAACCGGCACGCCTAGGGAAATGCTACACCTTGCAAGCTCCACAGCCAGCCGTGCCGTGAATTTGAAACTGCCGCTTTCCTTCAAAGTACAAATGTGGCTTTCTGCCCATATTAACGAGCTTGTGATTTGCTGGCTTATTGGCGCGGCCTTTCTGCTTTTGCGTTTTGCCGGCGGATGGATTTTTACTGAAAGACTGCGTATGAAAGCAAACATTGTCATGGACAAAGAGTGGCGCGCGCGATTTGGTGTGATGACTGCGAAAATGAACATTACGCAATCCGTAGAGTTTCGTGAAACAGCCAAAATTGTAACGCCCATGGTCATTGGTGCGCTTAGCCCAGTTGTTCTCATCCCTATCGGACTGCTTTCAGGATTTTCTACTGCGCAAGTGGAAGCAATTTTAGCGCATGAACTGGCGCATATCAGACGTAATGATTATCTGATCAACATGCTACAATCATTTGTGGAAGTTGTTTTCTTTTTCCACCCCGCCATTTGGTGGTTGTCCGACCGCATCCGTGCGGAGCGAGAACATTGCTGCGACGACATTGCATTAAGTGTTTGCGGAGATAAAATGTCATTGGCCCACGCATTGGTAAAAGTGGCCGAATGGCAGCATACGCCTGGTTTTGCCATGGCATTTGCTTCGAAAAAACCGTTGTTGCTGCAAAGGGTGCAGAGAGTTTTGGGTTTAAATCCAAAGCCTGCAAGAACGCTGGGAAATCTGCCGGTTATGCTTTTTGCTTTAAGCCTTGTTATTGGTGTTTCGGTTTATGCCGTGGCGCAGAAAAGCGAAAAAGACAAAGCAAAAAAATCGGTGCAACATGCGACCAAGAAAAGACAATCCCCTCATAAATATCCAACAAGAGATCATTCTATTGCTGAATTGGACGAAATTGAACCGGTTATAGAACTGGCCGACATTGAAATTCCTGAAGTAAATGTCCCTGAATTTGATATTCCCGAATTTGACATTCCTGATATCGATCTTTCGGGCATAGAGCCTGGTCCATTTTTGGACGACTCGACCCAGAAGAAAATGAACGAGATCCACCGCAAGTTGCAGGCATTACAAGCGGAAATGGAGCCTTATAATCAGCGCATTGAGGAAATTAATCTGGAAATGGAAAAATACAGGTTTGACGTTGAGCGCGTGCAACGCAACATGGAAAAGCTTGACTGGAAAAAGGAAGGCGCTTTGGAACTCCGGGAAGATTTGATGGAAAAAAGATCATCGCTTTTGGAACGGTCGCGTTCTAATGATGCTAAAACCAATGAAGCAGAACTGGAAAAGCAACTTGCTGATTTTGAGCAACAAATTAAAGCGCAAGAACAAGTTATCTCTGAGTTAAATGCCCAGATCGCTTCCACAAGAAAGGAAACTTTGAATGCTGAAGAGCCTATTCGCAATCTTGAAAAAGAAGTCGACGGCATTCGCGAGAAAATGGAAACGATTAGCGAAAAGATGGGACTAGAATCGCGTGGGCTTGCCAAATATGAGGCGAGATCAATGCAAAAGCCCAGGGTCGCGAGAGTTCCGCGAGCAGCAAGAGCCACTTCCATCCGCAACGGTCAGGCTCCACCACCACCGCCAGCTCCTGCAAAACCTGCAAAAGCACCACTGGCACCTAAACCACCGATTTCTAATAAATGA
- a CDS encoding BlaI/MecI/CopY family transcriptional regulator, which yields MYLKPTDSELEILNYLWQAGPSTVRAVHDALSAIKDVGYTTTLKLMQIMHDKGLLYRTEQGRSHIYVALLGKEETQQNLLGKLVETAFQGSAAQMVMQALGNHTTSKEELDEIRELLNNLENNR from the coding sequence ATGTACTTAAAGCCCACCGACTCCGAACTAGAAATTTTAAATTACTTGTGGCAAGCCGGCCCAAGTACGGTACGCGCAGTTCACGACGCCCTGTCCGCAATCAAAGACGTTGGATACACAACCACCTTGAAGTTGATGCAGATCATGCATGACAAAGGACTTTTGTACCGGACAGAACAAGGGCGTTCTCACATTTATGTTGCATTGCTAGGAAAAGAAGAGACACAGCAGAATTTGCTGGGTAAGCTTGTTGAAACTGCTTTTCAAGGATCGGCTGCGCAAATGGTTATGCAGGCGCTGGGAAATCATACCACTTCCAAAGAAGAATTAGATGAAATACGTGAGTTATTAAATAACCTGGAAAACAACCGTTAG
- the dnaN gene encoding DNA polymerase III subunit beta — protein sequence MKFVVSSSVLLKQLSAINGVVSTNPIVPILENFLLSLEGNTLTVTASDLQTVMITEIEVESSEKGAIAIPAKLLLDTLRGLPEQPITLQVNSETFGTEIISDNGRYKLSGENPIDFPKTPAVNRGQSVDFSSSSLGAAIANTLFATSTDDLRPAMTGVFVQMGTENATFVATDGHRLVRYRRTDIKSEVDTSMIIQRKALNLLKSCLPSEDLPVKAEFTSSNAFFSFGNIRMICRLIDERFPDYENAIPTNNQNTLTINRMEILSSLRRISIYSNRTTHQVRLKMSLNDLVISAEDLDYSNEANERLMCEYNGDDMEIGFNAKFLIEVLGNLSSKIITFELSAPNRAGLIIPVDQEENEDILMLVMPVMLNTYV from the coding sequence ATGAAGTTTGTCGTTTCGTCATCAGTTCTACTAAAACAGCTGTCTGCTATAAACGGTGTCGTTTCAACGAACCCAATTGTGCCCATTCTTGAGAACTTCCTTTTATCATTGGAAGGAAATACATTAACGGTAACTGCGTCCGACCTTCAAACGGTGATGATTACCGAAATCGAAGTGGAGTCGTCCGAAAAGGGAGCCATTGCTATTCCTGCGAAATTATTGCTGGACACACTTCGCGGGCTGCCCGAACAACCCATTACACTACAAGTAAACAGCGAGACATTCGGAACTGAAATCATCTCCGACAATGGTCGCTATAAGCTTTCAGGAGAAAATCCAATCGATTTCCCAAAAACGCCAGCCGTTAACCGCGGTCAGTCCGTTGACTTTTCTTCCTCATCATTAGGCGCAGCCATTGCGAATACATTATTTGCAACCAGCACCGACGATCTTCGTCCAGCTATGACGGGGGTTTTTGTTCAAATGGGGACTGAAAACGCAACTTTCGTGGCAACGGATGGTCACCGACTGGTTAGATATCGCCGCACGGACATTAAGTCGGAAGTGGACACGTCCATGATCATTCAGCGCAAAGCATTGAATTTATTGAAATCGTGTTTGCCATCTGAGGACCTTCCGGTTAAGGCTGAGTTCACTTCCAGCAATGCGTTTTTTAGCTTTGGAAACATTCGCATGATCTGCCGTTTGATCGACGAGCGCTTTCCGGATTATGAAAATGCAATTCCTACAAATAACCAAAATACGCTTACCATAAACAGAATGGAAATCCTTAGTTCGCTAAGACGTATTTCCATTTACTCGAACAGAACAACGCACCAGGTTCGCCTGAAAATGTCGTTGAATGATCTCGTTATTTCTGCGGAAGATCTTGATTATTCCAATGAAGCAAATGAGCGCTTAATGTGCGAATATAATGGTGACGACATGGAGATCGGCTTCAATGCAAAGTTCCTGATCGAAGTGTTAGGTAACCTTTCAAGCAAAATAATTACATTCGAATTATCTGCTCCAAACCGGGCCGGTTTGATCATCCCAGTTGATCAGGAAGAGAATGAGGACATCTTAATGCTGGTTATGCCTGTTATGCTAAACACTTACGTTTAG
- the gldG gene encoding gliding motility-associated ABC transporter substrate-binding protein GldG yields MKNTTLRFVLIIGLLAGVNFLASQFFFRWDLTEDKRYSISDATKQLLGDLDKDIIINVYLSGDLPAGLERLESATRETLDEFKTYSNGHLIVNYSDPSEAASEEQRQKQYLNLVDRGLTPTNVFANEDGKRTEKIIFPGVIVQADTLSVPVQLLKGNKSSSPEEQLNQSYEGVEFEIASAIRLLSDQEHKKVGLVVSHTKISPARLSDLIATIQQSYDVFLDMNNPESYEGLDALLVLKPDSAFSDDEKYKLDQYMMGGGKALFFVDGARVDSVSLDGNYAQPLDLNLSDLFFKWGARVNTNLVKDLKSSAEILLNVGNMGDKPEIRPVPWRFFPLLNNFGKHIITRNVNAVYTRFLSSIDTVGGADNIKKTPLLMTSENTQILNTPVLVGYNEARKDPDAATYNGGTKLAGVLLEGPFTSLFANRILPGDPRAAKFKSTGSPAKVIICSDGDLIVNDYDYKRNAPLPLGYDRVTKQTFGNKDFVMHALDYMTDANGLIKARNKQIDIRALDKIQIQEKKKFWQALNLLLPIALIGVFGALRYYIRRRKFA; encoded by the coding sequence ATGAAAAATACAACACTCCGGTTTGTCCTGATAATAGGTTTGCTCGCCGGAGTAAACTTTTTGGCATCACAATTCTTTTTTCGCTGGGATCTTACCGAGGATAAGCGTTACAGCATTTCTGATGCTACTAAACAGCTTTTAGGTGATTTGGACAAAGATATAATCATCAATGTTTACCTGAGTGGCGATTTGCCGGCAGGTCTTGAAAGACTGGAAAGCGCCACCAGGGAAACATTGGACGAGTTTAAAACTTATTCCAACGGCCATCTGATCGTCAATTATTCCGACCCTTCTGAGGCTGCAAGCGAGGAACAAAGGCAAAAACAATATTTGAACCTGGTTGACAGAGGGTTAACGCCCACAAATGTCTTTGCAAATGAAGACGGTAAGCGGACAGAAAAAATCATTTTCCCCGGTGTGATCGTTCAGGCTGATACATTATCTGTGCCGGTCCAGCTTTTGAAAGGAAATAAATCCAGCTCGCCGGAAGAACAGCTTAACCAGTCTTATGAAGGCGTAGAATTTGAGATCGCTTCTGCGATCAGGCTTTTGAGCGATCAGGAGCACAAAAAAGTCGGACTGGTTGTAAGTCATACCAAAATCTCCCCCGCACGGCTCAGCGACTTGATCGCGACCATTCAGCAAAGCTACGACGTGTTCCTGGACATGAACAATCCTGAATCTTACGAAGGATTGGATGCATTACTAGTGCTGAAACCAGACAGCGCTTTTTCGGATGATGAAAAATATAAGCTCGACCAATACATGATGGGCGGCGGAAAAGCACTTTTCTTCGTTGATGGCGCGCGCGTGGACAGCGTTAGTTTGGACGGAAATTATGCGCAACCCCTCGATCTTAATTTGAGTGATTTGTTTTTCAAATGGGGCGCTCGGGTCAATACAAATCTTGTGAAGGATTTGAAAAGCAGCGCAGAAATACTCTTAAATGTTGGCAATATGGGTGATAAGCCCGAAATCAGGCCGGTTCCCTGGCGCTTTTTTCCTTTGCTGAATAATTTTGGTAAACATATCATTACACGAAATGTTAATGCCGTTTATACAAGGTTTCTGAGCTCAATTGATACAGTTGGGGGCGCTGACAACATTAAAAAAACGCCTTTGCTAATGACTTCCGAAAATACTCAGATTCTCAACACACCCGTGCTTGTGGGTTATAACGAGGCACGAAAAGATCCTGATGCGGCCACATATAATGGTGGGACCAAACTGGCAGGTGTTCTTTTGGAAGGGCCGTTTACTTCCCTGTTTGCTAACCGGATTTTGCCGGGAGATCCGCGTGCTGCGAAATTTAAATCAACTGGAAGTCCCGCAAAAGTCATCATTTGTTCGGACGGCGATCTGATCGTGAATGATTATGATTATAAGAGGAATGCGCCTCTCCCACTCGGCTACGACCGCGTGACGAAGCAGACATTCGGAAATAAGGACTTCGTGATGCACGCCCTTGATTACATGACCGACGCCAACGGATTAATCAAAGCGCGCAACAAACAGATCGACATTCGGGCATTGGACAAAATCCAGATCCAGGAAAAGAAGAAATTCTGGCAGGCGCTTAATTTACTCTTGCCCATCGCGCTCATCGGAGTTTTCGGCGCCTTGCGATACTACATTCGCAGACGAAAATTCGCCTGA
- a CDS encoding phytanoyl-CoA dioxygenase family protein produces MSIVQRVLRKAESIKDHYFPIKEFDQATLPWIDKPNADIAGFLKKNPPRYDVPYDMADKLRNWEQNGYVVLEKIIPEAMIDNFWGDFQKLVQNPDKYDLSVRIDLDEFKPNQERNIKEFPKEALLGKYVKINDFHNSSVAGKKLMTHPYIVSFLEAIFNQKIVVMQSLVFMYGSQQPTHQDFPWVTAKIPSHLAAAWIALEDIKIDSGPLYYYIGSHKMPKFNFGSGILFKKDSTKSPLEFAQYLDQTCAEHQYPRETLLIKKGDVLIWHAALAHGGSMITNPEQTRKSFVCHYSTEQALPYHRNFVTQVPVKQDYNGVNIYNNPIFPQSEDVLK; encoded by the coding sequence ATGAGCATTGTTCAGCGCGTCCTACGCAAGGCAGAATCGATAAAAGATCATTATTTCCCGATTAAGGAATTTGATCAGGCGACGCTTCCCTGGATTGACAAACCTAACGCCGATATCGCCGGTTTTTTGAAAAAGAATCCGCCTCGTTACGATGTTCCATATGATATGGCGGATAAGCTAAGAAACTGGGAACAAAATGGTTACGTTGTGCTGGAAAAGATTATCCCGGAAGCAATGATTGATAATTTCTGGGGCGACTTTCAAAAGCTGGTTCAAAACCCGGATAAATATGATCTCTCCGTCCGCATTGATCTGGACGAATTCAAACCCAATCAGGAGCGTAATATCAAGGAATTCCCCAAAGAAGCATTGCTGGGCAAATATGTGAAGATCAACGACTTCCATAATTCTTCCGTTGCGGGGAAAAAGTTGATGACGCACCCTTACATCGTTTCATTTCTGGAAGCAATATTCAATCAGAAGATTGTAGTGATGCAAAGTCTGGTTTTTATGTATGGAAGTCAGCAGCCTACGCATCAGGATTTTCCGTGGGTTACAGCTAAAATTCCGAGTCATCTGGCAGCAGCCTGGATTGCTTTGGAAGACATTAAAATTGATTCGGGGCCGCTTTACTATTACATTGGCTCGCACAAAATGCCGAAATTTAACTTTGGGAGCGGCATTTTATTTAAAAAAGATTCTACAAAAAGCCCGCTTGAATTTGCCCAATATTTAGATCAAACCTGCGCAGAGCATCAATATCCAAGGGAAACGCTATTAATTAAAAAAGGAGATGTGCTGATCTGGCACGCGGCCCTCGCACACGGCGGGTCGATGATCACCAACCCCGAACAAACAAGAAAATCTTTTGTATGCCATTATTCAACCGAGCAAGCTTTGCCTTATCACAGAAATTTTGTGACCCAGGTGCCTGTCAAGCAGGATTACAATGGCGTTAACATTTATAATAACCCGATTTTCCCCCAATCTGAGGATGTATTGAAATAA
- a CDS encoding 3-keto-disaccharide hydrolase, with amino-acid sequence MFKNLCLLFLSFISLTSFAQKAADKEEWQSLFNGKDLTGWDIKIAGHKVNDNHKNTFIVEDNMIRVNYKEYDKFTTEYGHMYYNKPFSHYKIRLQYRFTGNQVPGGASWNVRNSGIMLHSQSAASLGLDQDFPISLEMQYLGGLNAGERTTGNLCTPGTIVEINGKVDQAHCINSTSKTYNGDQWVTAEAIVLGDSIVYHMIEGDTVLTFTNPKIGGGYVGKDHTFKDGKVGSEDDWIRKDNTPLGSGYIALQAESHPIDFRNIQLLNLKGCMNPKATNYKSYYKYPDNSTCTFNK; translated from the coding sequence ATGTTCAAAAATCTGTGTCTTCTATTCTTATCATTTATTTCTCTTACGTCTTTCGCTCAAAAAGCCGCGGACAAGGAAGAATGGCAATCTCTGTTCAATGGCAAGGACCTGACGGGCTGGGACATTAAGATTGCGGGGCATAAGGTGAATGATAATCATAAAAACACATTCATTGTTGAGGACAACATGATCCGGGTGAACTACAAGGAATACGATAAGTTCACGACGGAATATGGGCATATGTATTATAACAAGCCCTTTTCTCATTATAAAATCCGACTTCAATATCGCTTCACTGGCAATCAGGTGCCGGGTGGTGCTTCCTGGAATGTACGTAATAGCGGCATTATGCTGCATTCTCAATCGGCGGCGAGCTTAGGTCTGGATCAGGATTTCCCTATTTCTTTGGAAATGCAGTATTTGGGCGGCTTAAATGCTGGCGAACGCACAACCGGCAATCTTTGCACACCCGGAACCATAGTCGAGATCAATGGCAAAGTTGATCAGGCGCATTGCATCAATTCTACTTCCAAAACATATAATGGCGACCAATGGGTTACTGCGGAGGCAATTGTGCTGGGCGACTCTATTGTTTATCATATGATCGAAGGCGATACAGTTTTGACATTCACCAATCCAAAAATTGGCGGCGGTTATGTGGGTAAAGATCATACTTTTAAGGACGGTAAAGTGGGCAGTGAAGACGATTGGATCCGCAAAGACAATACGCCACTGGGCAGTGGTTACATTGCATTGCAGGCCGAAAGCCACCCTATCGATTTCAGGAACATTCAATTGTTGAATCTGAAAGGATGTATGAACCCAAAGGCAACCAATTACAAGTCCTATTACAAATATCCCGACAACAGCACCTGCACGTTTAATAAGTAG
- a CDS encoding GxxExxY protein, with protein sequence MELYYKEESYQIIGKCMEVHNELGHGFLEIVYKDALEILFNQADMYFEREKEYPVYFRGILLKHKFWADFVVFDSIILEVKCVTVLTDEHIAQTINYLKVSGNNLGLLVNFARGKLEYKRLVL encoded by the coding sequence ATGGAGTTATATTACAAGGAAGAATCGTATCAGATCATTGGCAAATGTATGGAAGTGCACAATGAATTAGGACATGGATTTCTGGAAATTGTTTACAAGGATGCATTGGAGATCCTTTTTAACCAGGCAGACATGTACTTTGAACGAGAGAAAGAGTACCCTGTTTATTTCAGAGGCATTCTGCTCAAACACAAGTTTTGGGCTGACTTTGTGGTTTTCGATTCCATAATTCTTGAAGTAAAATGCGTCACTGTACTAACTGATGAGCACATTGCTCAGACTATTAATTATTTGAAGGTTTCCGGAAACAATCTTGGATTGCTTGTTAATTTTGCGAGAGGTAAGTTAGAATATAAGCGGTTGGTGCTTTGA
- the rnr gene encoding ribonuclease R — translation MKDKKIKINKGNDKKEVRTPHHIVSYIDNLKADIAAFFDLNSEHTFRPFDVHDHFGVEDKKVKQLINEIIHELEEAGRLVHQNGGYSAGPNKEVKKGLTGRVDRVNKSFAFVIIEGREDDIYIESEMLNGAWDGDIVTVQPLTKSSRNSRSGRNDSGKSRVEGRVAEIVERSGTEIVGIIEITSRYAVVQPDNKKLFDPIYIEKEEVKEAQDGDKVIVKVLQWPTRRSQAEGEIIQVLGKAGNNDVEMHAILAEFGLPYHFPETVEAEAQRIPDKISEKDIKKRKDIRDVLTFTIDPVDAKDFDDALSVRYLDEGVVEVGVHIADVSHYVLPGTELEKEAYRRATSVYLVDRTVPMLPEKLSNNLCSLRPNEDKLSFSAIFELSPKGKVLKEWFGRTIIHSDRRFSYEEAQAVLDSGEGDHPRELHTLNTLAKILRKERFKNGAINFETPEVRFRLDENGKPLGIYQKERHDSNKLIEEFMLLANKRVAEYVYSLSKGENKNTMIYRVHEAPDTDRLQTFANFVGKLGYKLEVEEENKIAKSMNSMLSKVEGKPEQNLIESLAVRTMAKARYSVEDLGHFGLAFERYSHFTSPIRRYPDVMAHRLLQHYLDGGASVPRDSYEDASKHSSERERLAAEAERASIKYKQVEYMSMMDKDQEFDGIVTGVTEFGIFVEITETASEGLIRMTDLGDDYYELDKENYRIIGQRTKKIYTFGEKVKVKVKDTNLARRSMDLYLAGTIPSPMRNNNGSGGDRDKRQRESRESRSSGRSRKTTSSASSPKPKSKRRGR, via the coding sequence ATGAAAGACAAGAAAATAAAAATTAACAAAGGCAATGATAAAAAAGAGGTTAGAACGCCTCACCATATTGTTTCCTACATTGACAATCTAAAAGCTGACATTGCGGCTTTTTTCGATTTAAACAGTGAGCACACTTTCCGCCCTTTCGATGTCCATGATCACTTTGGTGTTGAGGATAAGAAGGTTAAGCAGCTTATTAATGAAATTATTCATGAGCTGGAAGAGGCGGGAAGGCTTGTGCATCAAAATGGCGGCTATTCTGCCGGTCCGAATAAAGAGGTAAAAAAAGGGCTTACCGGGCGCGTGGACCGCGTGAACAAATCATTCGCATTCGTAATCATTGAAGGCCGCGAAGACGACATCTACATAGAATCCGAAATGTTGAATGGCGCCTGGGACGGTGACATTGTTACTGTTCAGCCGCTGACAAAAAGCAGCCGTAATTCGAGATCCGGTCGCAATGATTCGGGCAAGAGCCGTGTAGAAGGGCGCGTTGCAGAAATTGTGGAGCGCTCGGGGACGGAGATTGTCGGGATCATTGAAATTACGTCGCGTTATGCAGTTGTCCAGCCGGACAACAAAAAGCTTTTTGACCCGATTTATATTGAAAAAGAGGAGGTTAAGGAAGCGCAGGACGGTGATAAGGTTATTGTAAAAGTCTTGCAGTGGCCAACAAGGAGAAGTCAGGCAGAAGGCGAAATTATTCAGGTTTTAGGAAAAGCCGGAAATAATGACGTCGAAATGCACGCTATTCTCGCGGAATTCGGGCTTCCTTACCATTTCCCCGAAACTGTTGAAGCCGAGGCGCAGCGCATTCCGGATAAAATCTCAGAAAAGGACATTAAGAAGCGCAAAGACATTCGTGATGTCCTGACGTTTACAATTGACCCGGTTGATGCCAAAGACTTTGACGACGCGCTTTCCGTGCGTTACCTGGATGAAGGCGTGGTTGAGGTTGGCGTTCACATTGCGGACGTTTCGCATTATGTTTTGCCAGGAACTGAGCTGGAAAAAGAGGCTTATCGCCGTGCTACATCGGTTTATCTGGTAGACCGGACGGTTCCAATGCTTCCTGAAAAGCTTTCCAATAACCTATGTTCGCTCAGACCTAATGAAGATAAACTTTCGTTTTCAGCCATTTTTGAATTAAGTCCAAAAGGCAAAGTGCTGAAAGAATGGTTTGGCAGGACGATCATACACTCGGACAGGCGGTTTTCATATGAAGAAGCGCAGGCTGTTCTGGATTCCGGAGAAGGAGATCATCCGCGTGAGCTGCATACATTGAACACGTTGGCGAAGATTTTACGCAAAGAACGGTTCAAAAATGGCGCGATCAATTTCGAAACGCCGGAAGTTCGTTTCCGACTGGATGAGAATGGAAAACCGCTTGGGATTTATCAAAAAGAGCGTCACGATTCCAACAAATTGATTGAGGAATTCATGCTGCTTGCCAATAAACGCGTTGCGGAATACGTGTATTCGCTTTCAAAAGGCGAAAATAAAAATACAATGATTTACCGCGTCCACGAAGCGCCTGATACGGATCGCCTGCAGACATTTGCGAACTTTGTTGGCAAACTAGGCTATAAACTGGAAGTGGAAGAGGAAAATAAAATTGCCAAATCCATGAACAGCATGCTTTCCAAAGTCGAAGGCAAGCCGGAGCAAAACCTGATCGAGTCACTGGCTGTAAGGACGATGGCAAAGGCGCGTTACAGCGTTGAGGATCTGGGCCACTTTGGGTTGGCATTTGAGCGTTATTCGCATTTTACATCGCCCATTCGCCGTTACCCGGACGTTATGGCGCACAGGCTTTTGCAACATTATCTGGACGGCGGCGCCTCGGTTCCCAGGGACAGTTACGAAGATGCGTCCAAGCATTCATCTGAAAGGGAACGACTCGCTGCCGAGGCCGAAAGGGCCTCGATTAAATACAAGCAGGTGGAGTACATGAGTATGATGGACAAAGACCAAGAATTTGACGGCATTGTTACAGGCGTTACTGAGTTTGGGATTTTTGTTGAAATTACCGAAACCGCATCAGAAGGACTGATCCGTATGACGGATCTGGGCGACGATTACTACGAGCTTGATAAGGAAAATTACCGAATCATCGGCCAGCGCACCAAGAAGATTTACACTTTTGGAGAAAAGGTTAAGGTGAAGGTAAAAGACACAAACCTTGCCAGAAGAAGTATGGACCTATATTTGGCAGGGACTATCCCTTCGCCGATGCGGAATAATAATGGTTCTGGTGGCGATAGGGACAAGCGCCAAAGAGAATCGCGTGAATCGCGATCGTCAGGCAGGAGTCGGAAAACGACTTCTTCGGCTTCTTCTCCTAAACCGAAAAGTAAAAGAAGAGGCAGATAA